From Pulveribacter suum, a single genomic window includes:
- a CDS encoding SPOR domain-containing protein → MAFFKFRWPGKAQAQADKAKPARRASSSPAARAPQAESLEDMRRRARHRLIGAAVLVLAGVVGFPLLFDSQPRPIPVNVAIDIPDRNKVAPLVVPHEAEPAAAPAMRESASAGLGDGEELLPAAAPVLAPPPAPKPEPKPDPKPEPKAEHKPEPRPEPKPEAKPEPKPEPRPDPRPAARSDDAARARALLEGRQPAPAAPAAEAAGRFIVQVGAFADADKAREVQGRLERSGLKAYTQAVDTRDGRRTRVRVGPFSSRAEADKAAERVKGAGLSGAVLAL, encoded by the coding sequence ATGGCATTTTTCAAGTTTCGCTGGCCCGGCAAGGCCCAGGCGCAGGCCGACAAGGCCAAGCCGGCCAGGCGTGCGTCATCCTCCCCCGCCGCGCGCGCCCCTCAGGCCGAAAGCCTGGAGGACATGCGCCGCCGCGCACGCCACCGCCTGATCGGAGCCGCCGTGCTGGTGCTGGCCGGTGTGGTGGGCTTTCCGCTGCTGTTCGACTCGCAGCCGCGGCCCATCCCCGTGAACGTGGCCATCGACATTCCTGACCGCAACAAGGTCGCGCCGCTGGTGGTGCCGCACGAGGCCGAGCCGGCTGCAGCGCCGGCGATGCGCGAGAGCGCCTCGGCCGGCCTGGGCGACGGCGAAGAGCTGCTGCCTGCCGCTGCGCCCGTGCTGGCACCGCCGCCCGCCCCCAAGCCCGAGCCGAAGCCGGACCCCAAACCTGAGCCGAAGGCCGAGCACAAGCCTGAACCCCGACCCGAGCCCAAGCCGGAGGCTAAACCGGAGCCCAAGCCCGAACCCAGGCCGGACCCCCGGCCCGCCGCGCGCAGCGACGACGCTGCCCGGGCCCGTGCGCTGCTGGAGGGGCGCCAGCCGGCGCCGGCCGCGCCTGCTGCCGAGGCCGCAGGCCGCTTCATCGTGCAGGTGGGCGCCTTTGCCGATGCCGACAAGGCGCGCGAGGTGCAGGGCAGGCTGGAGCGATCGGGCCTGAAGGCCTACACCCAGGCGGTGGACACCAGGGACGGGCGCCGCACCCGCGTGCGCGTGGGGCCGTTTTCCAGCCGCGCCGAGGCCGACAAGGCGGCCGAGCGCGTCAAGGGCGCCGGCCTGTCCGGTGCCGTGCTGGCGCTGTAG
- a CDS encoding CvpA family protein — protein sequence MAALDWIFVAVLGASLLIGAWRGLVFELLSLAGWVAAFFAAQWFAADVGERLPMGEPDAAWRHVAGFALVFIAAVFACSLLAWLLKKLVDAVGLRPADRALGALFGVLRGVVLLLAGTLVVGWMQLGDAPWWRQSQGAPLLQLALQGLQPALPQAMGRHVPVW from the coding sequence ATGGCGGCACTGGACTGGATCTTCGTGGCGGTGCTGGGCGCGTCGCTGCTCATCGGGGCGTGGCGCGGGCTGGTGTTCGAGCTGCTGTCGCTGGCCGGCTGGGTGGCAGCGTTTTTTGCGGCGCAGTGGTTTGCGGCCGACGTCGGCGAGCGGCTGCCGATGGGCGAGCCCGATGCCGCCTGGCGGCACGTGGCCGGCTTCGCGCTGGTATTCATCGCGGCGGTGTTTGCCTGCTCGCTGCTGGCCTGGCTGCTCAAGAAGCTGGTCGATGCCGTGGGCCTGCGGCCGGCCGACCGGGCGCTGGGCGCGCTGTTCGGCGTGCTGCGCGGCGTGGTGCTGCTGCTGGCGGGCACCCTGGTGGTGGGCTGGATGCAGCTGGGCGATGCGCCCTGGTGGCGCCAGTCGCAGGGCGCGCCGCTGCTGCAGCTGGCCCTGCAAGGCCTGCAGCCGGCGCTGCCGCAGGCGATGGGAAGGCATGTGCCGGTCTGGTAG
- the purF gene encoding amidophosphoribosyltransferase, whose protein sequence is MCGIVGVVSANPVNQLIYDALLLLQHRGQDAAGIVTQEGRKFFMHKAKGMVRDVFRTRNMRALPGNAGLGQVRYPTAGNAASEEEAQPFYVNAPFGIVMVHNGNLTNARQLRRELSETDHRHTNTESDSEVLLNVLAHELARASRGAPLQSEDVFAAVRAVHQRVKGSYAVIALIAGYGLLAFRDPFGIRPLCLGRGADGSVMLASESVALEGTLHQVERDVAPGEAVFVHEDGRIETQQCAAASQLMPCMFEYVYLARPDSIMDGISVYQARLNMGETLAKRVVSTVPPSEIDAIIPVPESSRPSAMQLAQLLGLPYREGFVKNRYVGRTFIMPGQATRKKSVRQKLNAIASEFKGKRVLLVDDSIVRGTTSKEIVQMARDAGATQVYLASAAPPVRFPNVYGIDMPTPGELIAHGRTVEEIRQWIGADALIYQDVEAMKQAVGRINPQVAGFEASCFDGHYVTGDITDEDVAALNAGRNRGSKDGEEDEEDTSRLSLPNADLA, encoded by the coding sequence ATGTGTGGAATCGTCGGCGTGGTCAGCGCCAACCCCGTGAACCAGCTCATCTACGACGCGCTGCTGCTGCTGCAGCACCGCGGCCAGGACGCGGCCGGCATCGTCACCCAGGAAGGGCGCAAGTTCTTCATGCACAAGGCCAAGGGCATGGTGCGCGACGTGTTCCGCACGCGCAACATGCGGGCGCTACCCGGCAACGCCGGCCTGGGGCAGGTGCGCTACCCCACGGCGGGCAATGCCGCGAGCGAGGAAGAGGCCCAGCCGTTTTACGTGAACGCGCCGTTCGGCATCGTCATGGTGCACAACGGCAACCTGACCAACGCGCGCCAGCTGCGCCGCGAGCTGTCGGAGACCGACCACCGCCACACCAACACCGAGAGCGACTCCGAGGTGCTGCTGAACGTGCTGGCGCACGAGCTGGCCCGCGCCAGCCGCGGCGCGCCGCTGCAAAGCGAGGATGTCTTTGCCGCCGTGCGCGCCGTGCACCAGCGCGTGAAGGGGTCTTATGCCGTGATCGCGCTGATTGCCGGCTACGGCCTGCTGGCGTTTCGCGACCCGTTCGGCATCCGCCCCCTGTGCCTGGGCCGCGGCGCGGACGGCAGCGTGATGCTGGCCAGCGAATCCGTGGCGCTGGAGGGCACGCTGCACCAGGTGGAGCGTGACGTGGCGCCGGGCGAGGCGGTGTTCGTGCACGAGGATGGCCGCATCGAGACGCAGCAGTGCGCCGCCGCCAGCCAGCTGATGCCCTGCATGTTCGAGTACGTCTATCTGGCCCGGCCGGATTCGATCATGGATGGCATCTCCGTCTATCAGGCGCGCCTGAACATGGGCGAGACGCTGGCCAAGCGCGTGGTCTCCACCGTGCCGCCCAGCGAGATCGACGCCATCATCCCGGTGCCCGAATCGAGCCGCCCCAGCGCCATGCAGCTGGCGCAGCTGCTGGGCCTGCCGTACCGCGAGGGCTTCGTGAAGAACCGCTACGTGGGCCGCACGTTCATCATGCCGGGCCAGGCCACGCGCAAGAAGTCGGTACGCCAAAAGCTCAACGCCATCGCCAGCGAATTCAAGGGCAAGCGCGTGCTGCTGGTGGACGACTCCATCGTGCGCGGCACGACCTCCAAGGAGATCGTGCAGATGGCGCGCGACGCCGGCGCGACCCAGGTCTATCTGGCCTCGGCCGCGCCGCCGGTGCGCTTTCCCAACGTCTATGGCATCGACATGCCCACGCCCGGGGAGCTGATCGCCCATGGCCGCACGGTCGAGGAGATCCGCCAGTGGATCGGCGCCGACGCGCTGATCTACCAGGACGTGGAGGCCATGAAGCAGGCCGTGGGCCGCATCAACCCGCAGGTGGCCGGCTTCGAGGCTTCGTGCTTCGACGGCCACTACGTCACGGGCGACATCACCGACGAGGACGTGGCGGCGCTGAACGCGGGGCGCAACCGCGGCAGCAAAGACGGCGAGGAGGATGAGGAGGACACTTCGCGCCTGTCCCTGCCTAATGCGGACCTGGCCTGA